The proteins below are encoded in one region of Microbispora sp. NBC_01189:
- the rpmH gene encoding 50S ribosomal protein L34 translates to MSKRTYQPNNRRRAKTHGFRLRMRTRAGRAILAARRRKGRAELTV, encoded by the coding sequence GTGAGCAAGCGTACTTACCAGCCGAACAACCGTCGCCGCGCGAAGACCCACGGCTTCCGGCTGCGCATGCGCACCCGGGCCGGTCGCGCCATCCTGGCCGCGCGCCGCCGCAAGGGCCGCGCCGAGCTGACGGTCTGA
- the yidD gene encoding membrane protein insertion efficiency factor YidD encodes MTAQHPTPAEVPGEADLPGGGLVARLLLALIRFYRAFISPLLGPRCRFEPSCSAYGLEAVAVHGAARGVWLTVRRIGRCHPFHPGGFDPVPPRRVRSHDDTQGS; translated from the coding sequence ATGACAGCGCAGCATCCGACCCCGGCCGAGGTGCCTGGGGAGGCCGACCTGCCCGGAGGCGGGCTGGTCGCCCGCTTGCTGCTCGCGCTCATCCGGTTCTACCGCGCATTCATCAGCCCGCTGCTGGGGCCGAGGTGCCGGTTCGAGCCGTCCTGTAGTGCCTATGGTCTCGAGGCCGTCGCCGTTCATGGAGCGGCGCGCGGGGTATGGCTGACCGTCAGGCGTATTGGACGGTGCCATCCGTTCCATCCTGGAGGTTTCGACCCGGTGCCCCCACGCCGAGTCCGGTCTCACGACGATACGCAAGGGAGCTAG
- the dnaN gene encoding DNA polymerase III subunit beta has protein sequence MMFRIDRDVLAEAVAWTARSLPARPSVPVLAGMRLEVTDDQRLKLSGFDYEVSAEVTLDLQTGEAGVVLVSGKLLAEITRALPAQPVELVVDGAKAVVTCGSARFTLLTMPVEDYPSLPAMPPAAGRVGSDVFASAVGQVAVAAGKDDTLPMLTGVRMEIDGDTVTLAATDRYRLAVRELKWQPEQPGFQAVAMIPGRTLADTAKALGGSGAEVEIALSSAGGTGEGMIGFSSSGRRTTTRLLDPEFPKYRSLLPTEFSARADLSTGSFVEAVKRVALVAERNTPVRLAFRGGEVVLEAGSGDEAQAVEALPVDFDGDEINIAFNHQFLLEGLGAIDSDIARLQFTTPTKPAILTAGKPVDEGANEDYRYLIMPIRLSS, from the coding sequence GTGATGTTCCGGATCGATCGCGATGTTCTCGCCGAGGCCGTGGCGTGGACGGCACGGAGCCTTCCGGCCCGTCCCTCGGTGCCGGTGCTCGCCGGCATGCGGCTTGAGGTGACCGACGACCAGCGGCTGAAGCTCTCCGGCTTCGACTACGAGGTCTCCGCCGAGGTGACCCTCGACCTGCAGACCGGGGAGGCGGGCGTGGTGCTCGTCTCGGGCAAGCTGCTGGCCGAGATCACCCGTGCCCTCCCCGCACAGCCGGTCGAACTGGTCGTGGACGGGGCGAAGGCCGTGGTCACCTGTGGGAGCGCGCGGTTCACCCTGCTCACCATGCCTGTGGAGGACTACCCCTCCCTGCCGGCGATGCCGCCCGCCGCCGGACGGGTCGGCAGCGACGTGTTCGCCTCCGCCGTCGGCCAGGTGGCCGTGGCCGCGGGCAAGGACGACACGCTCCCGATGCTGACCGGCGTCCGGATGGAGATCGACGGCGACACGGTGACCCTCGCCGCCACTGACCGCTACCGGCTCGCCGTACGCGAACTGAAGTGGCAGCCGGAGCAGCCCGGCTTCCAGGCCGTGGCGATGATTCCCGGCCGTACGCTCGCCGACACGGCCAAGGCGCTCGGCGGCAGCGGTGCGGAGGTCGAGATCGCGCTCAGCTCCGCCGGCGGCACCGGCGAGGGCATGATCGGGTTCTCCAGCTCCGGGCGGCGGACGACGACCCGGCTGCTCGACCCCGAGTTCCCCAAGTACCGCTCGCTGCTGCCCACCGAGTTCTCCGCCCGGGCCGATCTGTCCACAGGCTCCTTCGTCGAGGCCGTCAAGCGCGTCGCTCTCGTCGCCGAGCGCAACACCCCCGTACGGCTGGCCTTCCGCGGCGGCGAGGTCGTCCTGGAGGCCGGCAGCGGCGACGAGGCCCAGGCGGTGGAGGCGCTTCCGGTCGACTTCGACGGCGACGAGATCAACATCGCGTTCAACCACCAGTTCCTGCTGGAGGGCCTGGGGGCGATCGACTCCGACATCGCCCGGCTGCAGTTCACCACGCCGACCAAGCCGGCCATCCTCACCGCGGGCAAGCCTGTGGACGAAGGCGCGAACGAGGACTACCGCTACCTCATCATGCCCATCCGCC
- the dnaA gene encoding chromosomal replication initiator protein DnaA has product MEGVDLNAVWARALSTLLDEGVSGQQRAFLQMTQPSGLINDTILLAAPNDFAKEVIEVRLRPLIVHALSQELGRPVRIAVMVDPGAGLQAAPDPVGQAPADRHPQQSSTDYPQPNSQAPRFPLGEGGPSRREPEPHAPPSIHSPAHGPAYGPAHGRPQESQQIHGGPRYPHDQQYRQDQQYPQPGQQVSPPDRPQRPGGYSPEPPPAPKPEPLPAQNRWDARGGRPSGESARLNAKYTFETFVIGASNRFAHAAAVAVAEAPAKAYNPLFIYGDSGLGKTHLLHAIGHYAQSLYDGARVRYVSSEEFTNDFINSIRDHKADGFRARYRAVDILLVDDIQFLEGKEQTQEEFFHTFNTLHNASKQIVISSDRAPKQLVTLEDRLRNRFEWGLITDVQPPELETRIAILRKKAIQEGLAAPPDVLEYIASRIATNIRELEGALIRVTAFASLNRQSVDLQLAEIVLKDLISEDASPEITISLIMSTTAEYFGVSLDDLCGSSRSRALVTARQIAMYLARELTDLSLPKIGQQFGGRDHTTVMHAERKIRSLMAERHSMYNQVNELTTRIKQRARNA; this is encoded by the coding sequence ATGGAAGGCGTCGATCTCAACGCTGTATGGGCTCGGGCGCTCAGCACCCTCCTCGACGAGGGCGTCTCCGGGCAGCAGCGTGCGTTCCTCCAGATGACCCAGCCCTCCGGCCTCATCAACGACACCATCCTCCTGGCCGCCCCGAACGACTTCGCCAAAGAGGTCATCGAGGTGCGGCTGCGCCCGCTGATCGTGCACGCGCTGTCGCAGGAGCTCGGCAGGCCGGTGCGGATCGCGGTGATGGTGGATCCCGGCGCGGGACTTCAGGCCGCTCCCGACCCTGTGGGCCAGGCGCCGGCCGACCGTCATCCACAGCAGTCGTCCACAGATTATCCACAGCCCAATTCCCAGGCTCCGCGCTTCCCCTTAGGCGAGGGCGGGCCGTCCCGGCGCGAGCCCGAGCCGCACGCCCCGCCGAGTATCCACAGCCCCGCCCATGGTCCGGCATACGGTCCCGCCCATGGACGCCCCCAGGAGTCGCAGCAGATCCACGGCGGGCCGCGGTACCCACACGACCAGCAGTATCGACAGGACCAGCAGTATCCACAGCCCGGCCAGCAGGTCTCCCCGCCGGACCGCCCGCAGCGGCCGGGCGGCTACTCGCCCGAGCCGCCTCCCGCACCCAAGCCGGAGCCCCTGCCGGCGCAGAACCGCTGGGACGCGCGGGGCGGCCGCCCAAGTGGAGAGTCGGCCCGGCTGAACGCCAAGTACACCTTCGAGACGTTCGTCATCGGCGCGAGCAACCGCTTCGCCCACGCCGCCGCGGTCGCGGTCGCCGAGGCCCCCGCCAAGGCGTACAACCCGCTGTTCATCTACGGCGACTCCGGGCTGGGGAAGACGCACCTGCTGCACGCGATCGGCCACTACGCGCAGAGCCTCTACGACGGTGCCCGGGTGCGGTACGTGAGCTCCGAGGAGTTCACCAACGACTTCATCAACTCCATCCGCGACCACAAGGCGGACGGGTTCCGGGCCCGCTACCGCGCGGTCGACATCCTCCTTGTGGACGACATCCAGTTCCTGGAGGGCAAGGAGCAGACGCAGGAGGAGTTCTTCCACACCTTCAACACCCTCCACAACGCCAGCAAGCAGATCGTCATCTCCAGCGACCGCGCCCCCAAGCAGCTCGTCACGCTGGAGGACCGGCTGCGCAACCGCTTCGAGTGGGGACTGATCACCGACGTCCAGCCGCCGGAGCTGGAGACCCGCATCGCGATCCTGCGGAAGAAGGCGATCCAGGAGGGCCTGGCCGCGCCGCCCGACGTCCTCGAGTACATCGCCAGCCGCATCGCCACCAACATCCGCGAGCTGGAGGGGGCGCTGATCCGGGTCACCGCGTTCGCCAGCCTCAACCGCCAGTCCGTGGACCTCCAGCTCGCCGAGATCGTCCTCAAGGACCTGATCAGCGAGGACGCGAGCCCGGAGATCACCATCTCCCTCATCATGTCCACAACCGCGGAGTACTTCGGCGTCTCGCTCGACGACCTGTGCGGAAGCTCCCGGTCGCGGGCGCTGGTCACCGCCCGGCAGATCGCGATGTATCTGGCCCGCGAGCTGACCGACCTGTCGCTGCCGAAGATCGGCCAGCAGTTCGGCGGCCGTGACCACACCACCGTCATGCATGCGGAGCGTAAGATCCGCTCGCTCATGGCCGAGCGGCACTCGATGTACAACCAGGTCAACGAGCTGACCACCCGGATCAAGCAGCGCGCACGCAACGCTTAG
- a CDS encoding protein jag — MTEAGETLKPAPDADALEQEGEIAADYLEGLLDIADLDGDIDMDVEGDRALVSIVGIKGDDLVGSGGEVLEALQELTRLAVHRQTGERSRLMLDVGGYRERRRAELTKVGTSAAEDVKRTGEPKALTPMTPFERKIVHDAVAAAGLRSESEGEEPRRFVVVLPA, encoded by the coding sequence GTGACCGAAGCTGGGGAGACCCTCAAGCCTGCTCCCGACGCCGACGCCCTGGAACAGGAGGGTGAGATCGCGGCGGACTACCTGGAGGGCCTGCTCGACATCGCCGACCTGGACGGCGACATCGATATGGACGTGGAGGGGGACCGCGCCTTGGTATCGATCGTCGGGATCAAGGGCGACGATCTCGTGGGCTCCGGCGGGGAGGTGCTGGAGGCGCTGCAGGAGCTGACGCGGCTCGCCGTGCACCGCCAGACGGGGGAGCGTTCCCGGCTGATGCTCGACGTGGGCGGCTACCGGGAACGGCGCCGCGCCGAGCTGACGAAGGTGGGCACCTCGGCGGCCGAGGACGTCAAGCGCACGGGCGAGCCGAAGGCGCTCACCCCGATGACGCCCTTCGAGCGGAAGATCGTGCACGACGCCGTCGCGGCGGCGGGCCTGCGCAGCGAGTCGGAGGGCGAGGAGCCCCGCCGTTTCGTGGTTGTCCTGCCCGCCTGA
- the rsmG gene encoding 16S rRNA (guanine(527)-N(7))-methyltransferase RsmG, with product MTESNDLPEAPPVAREIFTGEALERARVFAELLAGPGVVRGLLGPREVPRIWDRHLLNCAVVEEAVPPDSTVVDIGSGAGLPGLVLAIVRPDVTVTLLEPLLRRTVFLSECVEALKLDNVEVLRGRAEEIAHKRIFDVATARAVAPLDRLLSWSMPLLREDGELLAMKGERAQEELEAARPCLQSYGVRHVELVTVGQGRVEPPATLVRVVAGRPLRADTRRRRKR from the coding sequence ATGACGGAGAGCAACGACCTGCCCGAGGCGCCCCCGGTGGCGCGTGAGATCTTCACCGGTGAGGCGCTTGAGCGGGCCCGGGTGTTCGCCGAGTTACTCGCCGGTCCCGGAGTGGTGCGAGGGCTGCTGGGGCCGAGAGAGGTGCCCCGGATCTGGGACCGCCATCTGCTCAACTGTGCCGTGGTCGAGGAGGCGGTCCCGCCTGACTCGACTGTCGTCGACATCGGCTCCGGCGCCGGCCTGCCCGGCCTGGTGCTCGCGATCGTCCGGCCCGACGTGACGGTGACGCTGCTGGAACCGCTGCTCCGCCGTACGGTCTTCCTCTCCGAATGCGTCGAGGCGCTCAAGCTTGACAACGTGGAGGTGCTGCGCGGACGCGCAGAGGAGATCGCACACAAGAGGATCTTCGATGTCGCGACCGCACGGGCGGTGGCGCCGCTCGACCGCCTGCTCTCATGGTCGATGCCGCTGCTCCGGGAAGACGGCGAACTGCTGGCGATGAAGGGGGAGCGAGCTCAGGAGGAACTGGAGGCCGCCCGTCCCTGCCTCCAGTCGTACGGAGTGAGGCACGTCGAACTCGTGACAGTGGGGCAGGGTAGGGTCGAGCCGCCCGCGACCCTTGTTCGCGTCGTCGCAGGACGACCCCTGCGAGCGGACACGCGGAGGCGACGGAAGAGGTGA
- the yidC gene encoding membrane protein insertase YidC, which translates to MELPFLNWLYTAVAQVITWIHGGYSTFIPASSGLNWALTIITLTVLMRLLIFPLFMKQMRSSRKMQELAPKVQELRKKYKNDKQRMNQEVMKLYQEAGTNPLGGCLPIVAQFPIFISMFTVLRAIAEDRPSFGMTKELVNSARAAHVIAAPLTAKFFDSAEVIRGLGAEPVLTKIVLGCFVAVSSCTTFLTVRQSVRRSVAQMPDNPMAQQQKILMYISPLFAIFSLNFQLGLILYWVTTNLWTLGQQHWFYSRHPMPVVDEKGNVTTPEPSNGVFTKLVGKPKTTAPEIEPEPAPKIVRQQPARQPRSKRTGSKKS; encoded by the coding sequence GTGGAGCTGCCATTCCTGAATTGGCTGTATACGGCGGTGGCCCAGGTGATCACCTGGATCCACGGCGGTTACAGCACCTTTATCCCCGCCAGTAGCGGTCTCAACTGGGCGCTGACCATCATCACCCTGACCGTGCTGATGCGTCTGCTGATCTTCCCGCTCTTCATGAAGCAGATGCGCTCGTCGCGGAAGATGCAGGAACTCGCGCCCAAGGTGCAGGAGCTGCGCAAGAAGTACAAGAACGACAAGCAGCGCATGAACCAGGAGGTCATGAAGCTGTACCAGGAGGCGGGCACCAACCCCCTGGGTGGCTGCCTCCCGATCGTCGCGCAGTTCCCGATCTTCATCTCGATGTTCACCGTGCTGCGGGCCATCGCCGAGGACCGTCCTTCCTTCGGCATGACGAAGGAACTGGTGAACAGCGCGCGTGCCGCGCACGTCATCGCCGCGCCGCTGACGGCGAAGTTCTTCGACAGCGCGGAGGTCATCAGGGGCCTCGGCGCCGAACCGGTGCTGACGAAGATCGTGCTCGGCTGCTTCGTCGCGGTCAGCTCGTGCACCACCTTCCTCACCGTCCGGCAGAGCGTCAGGCGCTCGGTGGCGCAGATGCCGGACAACCCCATGGCGCAGCAGCAGAAGATCCTGATGTACATCTCGCCGCTGTTCGCCATCTTCAGCCTGAACTTCCAGCTCGGCCTGATCCTCTACTGGGTGACCACCAACCTGTGGACACTCGGCCAGCAGCACTGGTTCTACAGTCGGCACCCCATGCCGGTCGTGGACGAGAAGGGCAACGTCACCACCCCCGAGCCGAGCAACGGCGTCTTCACGAAGCTGGTGGGCAAGCCCAAGACCACAGCCCCCGAGATCGAGCCCGAGCCCGCCCCCAAGATCGTCCGTCAGCAGCCGGCACGCCAGCCCCGCAGCAAGCGCACCGGCAGCAAGAAGTCGTAG
- the rnpA gene encoding ribonuclease P protein component codes for MPLAAPGTSGRPYVEEGPVLPSASRMRRGDEFADAIRRGRRAGRPALVAHLNLRDADEPPLVGFVVSRAVGGAVVRNQVRRRLRHLMRSRLPMLPRGSLLVVRANPPAASARSEHLAAELDVALSRLLRRRGSEARTPTDGRS; via the coding sequence GTGCCCCTCGCGGCGCCGGGCACGAGCGGGCGGCCGTACGTCGAGGAAGGCCCGGTGCTTCCGTCCGCGTCCCGCATGCGTCGGGGTGACGAGTTCGCCGACGCGATCCGCCGTGGGCGACGCGCCGGGCGTCCCGCCCTGGTCGCACATCTGAATCTGCGCGACGCCGACGAGCCACCGCTGGTCGGCTTCGTCGTGAGCAGGGCGGTCGGCGGCGCCGTGGTGCGGAACCAGGTCAGGCGCAGGTTGAGACACCTCATGCGGAGCCGCCTGCCGATGCTGCCGAGAGGTAGCCTCTTGGTGGTACGCGCCAATCCACCGGCCGCGTCCGCGCGTAGCGAGCACCTGGCCGCCGAACTCGACGTCGCGCTGAGTCGTTTACTCCGGCGGCGCGGGTCCGAGGCCCGGACCCCGACGGATGGACGGTCATGA